A stretch of Trichomycterus rosablanca isolate fTriRos1 chromosome 8, fTriRos1.hap1, whole genome shotgun sequence DNA encodes these proteins:
- the mtnr1al gene encoding melatonin receptor type 1A-like, which translates to MVKATSSALALRNSSSSSGNGETSSFPWTVTVLASVLITTIVVDVLGNLLVIVSVFRNRKLRKAGNAFVVSLAVADLVVALYPYPLVLTAIFHKGWIAGNIHCQISGFLMGLSVIGSIFNITGIAINRYCYICHSLTYDKLFSNKNTICYVVLVWALTILAITPNWFVESLQYDPRVYSCTFAQSVSSLYTITVVVVHFILPISIVTYCYLRIWILVIQVRKRVKPDTRPKIKPHDFRNFLTMFVVFVLFAVCWAPLNFIGLAVAIQPRLGQGIPEWLFTASYFMAYFNSCLNAVIYGVLNHNFRKEYKRIVLAIFNYRF; encoded by the exons ATGGTCAAAGCGACCAGCAGTGCACTTGCGCTCAGAAACAGCTCCTCTAGCAGTGGGAATGGCGAGACATCTTCTTTCCCCTGGACTGTCACTGTACTGGCCAGCGTGCTTATAACCACCATAGTGGTGGACGTGCTGGGAAACCTCTTGGTCATCGTTTCTGTCTTTAGAAACAggaaactcagaaaagcag gAAATGCCTTTGTGGTGAGTTTGGCCGTAGCAGATCTTGTAGTGGCACTTTACCCGTACCCCCTGGTCCTGACCGCAATCTTCCACAAAGGCTGGATCGCAGGAAACATTCACTGCCAAATCAGCGGCTTCCTAATGGGTCTCAGCGTCATCGGATCCATCTTTAACATCACAGGCATCGCCATCAACCGCTACTGCTACATCTGCCACAGCCTCACCTACGACAAACTCTTCTCCAACAAAAATACCATCTGCTATGTGGTGCTGGTGTGGGCGCTGACTATCCTGGCCATCACGCCCAACTGGTTTGTAGAGTCTTTGCAGTACGACCCAAGGGTCTACTCTTGTACGTTTGCCCAGTCGGTCAGCTCGCTCTATACCATCACAGTAGTGGTGGTGCACTTCATACTGCCCATAAGCATCGTCACATACTGCTACCTGCGCATCTGGATCCTTGTCATTCAGGTCCGCAAACGCGTCAAGCCAGACACCCGACCAAAGATCAAACCACATGACTTCCGCAACTTTCTGACaatgtttgtggtgtttgtgttgtttgcgGTGTGCTGGGCACCTCTAAACTTTATTGGTCTGGCAGTGGCTATTCAACCCAGACTAGGCCAGGGTATTCCTGAGTGGCTCTTCACAGCCAGCTATTTCATGGCTTATTTTAACAGCTGCCTAAATGCAGTCATCTATGGGGTACTGAACCACAATTTTCGGAAGGAGTACAAAAGAATTGTGCTGGCCATTTTTAATTATCGTTTTTAG